Proteins from a genomic interval of Marispirochaeta aestuarii:
- a CDS encoding sugar ABC transporter ATP-binding protein — protein sequence MTETILELRGITKYFPGIKALDGVDLNIRPGEVHALIGENGAGKSTLVKILTGVHEPTAGQILYQGREMQLRNALEAQAAGITAIHQEASMFPELSIAENIFMGHHLKAGGGLRNLDWRGMRKKTSVLLEQIDLDLHPDTLIRNLGVAQRHMVEIAKALSIDARVVIMDEPTSALTLREVEDLYKIIRRLREEGKAIIFISHKFDEITEIADYFTVLRDGRYIGEGKVSETSVDRIVTMMVGRSLDQMFPKSQAEIGEKILEVRNISQPGFFKDISFDLHKGEILGFFGLIGSGRTEVMRSIFGIEHLHKGSVSVNGRPVHIRNPKDAINLGIAYVPEDRQTQGVILDMDLSKNITLPQLDSISPWGRIDRRRERSIAQEYGSMMEIRSSGWNVNANTLSGGNQQKVVLAKWLATRPAILILDEPTKGIDVGTKAAVHKFVSDLAAEGLGVILVSSELPEVLGMADRIIVMHEGRITQEFTRDEADSEKIIRAATAVVTGAGGAAS from the coding sequence ATGACGGAAACAATTCTGGAACTCCGGGGAATCACAAAGTACTTTCCCGGAATAAAGGCCCTTGACGGCGTGGATTTGAACATTCGTCCCGGAGAGGTACACGCACTGATCGGAGAGAACGGCGCGGGTAAATCCACCCTGGTAAAGATTCTTACCGGTGTGCATGAACCCACGGCCGGACAGATACTCTACCAGGGCCGGGAGATGCAGTTAAGAAACGCCCTCGAGGCCCAGGCGGCGGGAATAACCGCCATTCATCAGGAAGCCTCGATGTTTCCCGAACTGAGCATCGCGGAAAACATCTTCATGGGCCACCATCTAAAAGCCGGCGGCGGGTTGAGAAACCTCGACTGGCGGGGTATGCGGAAAAAGACATCGGTCCTGCTGGAACAGATAGACCTGGACCTTCATCCGGACACGCTGATCAGGAATCTGGGTGTTGCCCAGCGCCACATGGTGGAGATTGCAAAGGCCCTCTCCATCGATGCCCGGGTTGTAATCATGGACGAACCGACCTCAGCTTTGACCCTGCGGGAGGTTGAGGACCTGTATAAAATAATCCGCAGGCTGCGGGAAGAGGGAAAGGCGATCATCTTTATCAGCCACAAATTCGATGAGATTACCGAGATCGCCGATTACTTTACAGTTCTCCGGGATGGCAGGTATATCGGCGAAGGAAAAGTCAGCGAAACCTCCGTGGACAGGATCGTTACCATGATGGTGGGCCGCAGTCTGGATCAGATGTTTCCGAAAAGCCAGGCGGAAATCGGTGAAAAGATACTGGAAGTGCGGAATATCTCTCAACCCGGTTTTTTCAAGGATATCTCCTTCGATCTGCATAAAGGTGAGATCCTGGGGTTCTTCGGACTGATCGGATCGGGACGGACGGAGGTTATGCGCAGCATATTCGGAATTGAACACCTGCATAAGGGATCGGTAAGCGTGAACGGCAGGCCTGTTCACATACGGAACCCGAAGGACGCGATCAATCTGGGCATCGCCTATGTTCCCGAGGACCGCCAGACCCAGGGAGTCATCCTGGATATGGATCTGAGTAAGAACATCACCCTGCCGCAGCTCGACAGCATAAGCCCCTGGGGACGGATCGACCGAAGGAGAGAGCGTTCCATTGCCCAGGAGTACGGCAGTATGATGGAAATCCGTTCCTCCGGCTGGAATGTAAACGCAAACACCCTCTCCGGTGGAAACCAGCAGAAAGTCGTGCTTGCCAAGTGGCTTGCCACCCGGCCGGCCATTCTCATCCTGGATGAACCGACCAAGGGAATCGACGTGGGAACCAAGGCTGCGGTACACAAATTCGTTTCCGATCTGGCCGCGGAGGGGCTGGGGGTTATCCTCGTCTCCTCAGAACTGCCGGAGGTGCTTGGTATGGCCGATCGGATTATCGTCATGCATGAAGGACGCATTACGCAGGAATTTACTAGGGACGAGGCAGACTCGGAAAAGATTATCCGGGCCGCAACCGCCGTTGTTACCGGTGCCGGAGGTGCTGCATCATGA
- the rhaS gene encoding rhamnose ABC transporter substrate-binding protein translates to MKKGLILTLALLFLASVTVFAGGQGETEDSGNLKLVLLVKSLGNGFFEACADGGKEAANELGNVESIYMGPSNPTAEGQIEIIETLIAQKVDGIAISANDRDALVPVCKKAMKAGIKVISFDSGIAAGGRMVDLAPSEAELIGRQQVKLIAQLCDYEGQVAVLSATSQATNQNTWIEWMKEEIKLPEYKNMDLVEVVYGDDQADKSYREAVGLMQKYPNLAGIISPTTVGVLSAAKAIEDEGKKGTVQLTGLGLPSEMQHYVENGTCGQMALWNPVDLGYTSTYILEALVSGKIEGKAGDELVAGRMGNITIGKDGNTIMGEPFVFNKDNIAAYAAMF, encoded by the coding sequence ATGAAAAAAGGATTGATTCTTACCTTAGCACTGCTGTTCCTCGCTTCCGTTACGGTTTTTGCCGGCGGACAGGGCGAAACAGAGGATTCCGGAAACCTCAAGCTTGTTCTGCTGGTCAAGAGCCTTGGAAACGGCTTCTTTGAAGCCTGCGCCGACGGCGGAAAGGAAGCTGCCAATGAGCTTGGCAACGTTGAATCCATTTACATGGGACCTTCGAACCCCACAGCGGAAGGACAGATTGAAATCATTGAGACCCTGATTGCCCAGAAGGTCGACGGTATCGCGATTTCCGCCAACGACAGGGATGCCCTTGTCCCTGTCTGCAAAAAGGCAATGAAAGCCGGCATCAAGGTTATATCCTTCGATTCCGGTATCGCCGCAGGGGGACGGATGGTCGATCTCGCACCCTCGGAAGCTGAACTCATCGGACGCCAGCAGGTCAAGCTGATTGCCCAGCTCTGTGATTATGAAGGTCAGGTCGCCGTTCTGTCCGCCACCAGCCAGGCTACCAACCAGAACACCTGGATCGAGTGGATGAAGGAAGAGATCAAGCTGCCCGAATACAAGAACATGGATCTTGTGGAGGTGGTTTATGGCGACGACCAGGCAGACAAGAGCTACCGTGAGGCCGTGGGCCTTATGCAGAAATACCCGAACCTGGCCGGTATCATTTCTCCCACCACCGTGGGCGTTCTTTCCGCTGCCAAGGCCATTGAGGATGAAGGCAAGAAGGGAACGGTTCAGCTGACCGGTCTCGGTCTCCCCTCGGAGATGCAGCACTATGTGGAAAACGGCACCTGCGGACAGATGGCTCTCTGGAATCCTGTAGACCTTGGCTACACCTCAACCTACATTCTTGAAGCCCTGGTAAGCGGCAAGATAGAGGGAAAAGCAGGCGATGAGCTCGTTGCCGGCAGAATGGGCAATATCACCATCGGTAAAGACGGAAACACCATCATGGGTGAACCCTTCGTCTTCAACAAGGACAATATTGCCGCCTACGCTGCAATGTTCTGA
- a CDS encoding histidine kinase encodes MIEGKGKWLYHIPMKFRHKLLSLMMIYITGIVFVTGLTVYGWTKTSEIQNSVALGTALQVKSREVQSLMKDIVFDLFAPKIYGQLRSLTYSPRSAVTLRQWQNAVFEYKKIFREFMEMNFFLNSEDEFIQDQYLTALTMNDQAMNMLTRMEEILVIMREEYRSAENPYNEMQKNDALTPFFREFQETSYYFSNSFEGFMNYFIRTLEEAAVRFRTRMYLLFMVIDIGIIAGYLLLSLFLARDVNTKLLKVEQAFRAVTHGDFSARMDIFSRDEFGDMSRRFDILVDDLKTNVNSILNLTRDVGSSLTHASQLEDLLSIFTQAIVQDTAADAALVIRNTENNGGEISAVAGSNLEKEDMDKLLKFLERRIMRPGSHLLIQNTRTEEQLPSSITSLLAAPLALDDSHFGVIVSLKMEPEESFSDLGATRFMTFAEFASLTLDNHVKYRALIENQEARFQALQSQVKPHFLYNILSGIIGLNRQGDSESLEKTVLALKEMLRYIQSSSRWASLEAEFDCIEKYCSLQQIRFGSRLNFSLELDPEARYLQVPRLLLQPLVENAVLHGIEPLERPGTLSIRARARRHGGEEGAIIEIIDDGAGFDTSLLEKESNIGIRNVMGRLHMTWPQCHFEISSEPGKGTRVLIEV; translated from the coding sequence TTGATTGAGGGAAAAGGGAAATGGCTTTACCATATTCCTATGAAATTCCGGCACAAGCTGCTTTCTCTCATGATGATCTATATAACGGGAATCGTCTTCGTTACCGGGCTGACGGTCTACGGCTGGACGAAAACTTCGGAGATTCAGAACTCCGTCGCCCTGGGTACAGCTCTGCAGGTCAAGTCCCGGGAAGTACAGAGCCTGATGAAGGATATCGTATTCGATCTGTTCGCCCCCAAGATTTACGGGCAACTGAGGTCTCTGACCTACTCGCCCCGATCCGCGGTCACCCTGCGCCAGTGGCAGAACGCCGTATTCGAATATAAAAAGATCTTCCGGGAGTTCATGGAAATGAACTTTTTCCTGAACAGCGAAGACGAGTTCATCCAGGACCAGTACCTGACCGCCCTGACCATGAACGACCAGGCCATGAACATGCTGACCCGTATGGAGGAAATCCTGGTAATAATGCGGGAGGAGTACCGTTCCGCGGAAAATCCCTACAACGAAATGCAGAAGAACGACGCCCTGACCCCCTTTTTCAGGGAGTTCCAGGAGACATCCTATTACTTCAGCAACAGCTTCGAAGGTTTCATGAACTACTTTATACGGACCCTCGAAGAGGCGGCGGTCAGGTTCAGGACCAGGATGTATCTTCTTTTCATGGTAATCGACATCGGTATAATTGCGGGCTACCTGCTTCTCAGCCTTTTTCTGGCCCGGGATGTAAACACAAAACTCCTGAAGGTGGAACAGGCCTTCCGCGCCGTTACCCACGGTGATTTCAGCGCCAGGATGGACATATTCTCCAGGGACGAGTTCGGGGATATGTCCCGGCGTTTTGACATCCTGGTGGATGACCTGAAAACCAACGTCAACAGCATTCTGAACCTTACCCGGGATGTGGGGTCTTCCCTTACCCATGCCTCCCAGCTGGAGGATCTGCTCTCCATCTTTACCCAGGCCATCGTCCAGGATACCGCCGCGGACGCAGCCCTGGTTATCAGGAATACCGAGAATAACGGGGGAGAAATTTCCGCCGTCGCCGGCAGTAACCTGGAAAAGGAGGATATGGACAAGCTCCTCAAATTCCTGGAACGGAGGATCATGCGTCCGGGCAGCCATCTGCTGATACAGAATACTCGCACAGAAGAGCAGCTTCCATCTTCCATCACTTCGCTGCTGGCAGCTCCTCTGGCCCTGGATGATTCCCATTTCGGGGTCATAGTATCGCTGAAAATGGAGCCGGAAGAGAGCTTCTCCGATCTTGGCGCGACCCGCTTCATGACCTTTGCAGAGTTCGCCTCCCTCACCCTGGACAACCACGTTAAATACCGCGCCCTCATCGAGAACCAGGAAGCCAGGTTTCAGGCCCTCCAGTCCCAGGTGAAACCCCACTTTCTGTACAACATCCTGAGCGGTATCATCGGGCTCAACCGGCAGGGGGATTCGGAAAGTCTCGAAAAGACGGTGCTGGCCCTGAAGGAGATGCTGCGCTACATTCAATCCTCATCCCGCTGGGCCTCTCTGGAAGCGGAGTTCGACTGCATTGAGAAATACTGCTCCCTGCAGCAGATACGTTTCGGCAGCAGGCTCAACTTCTCCCTGGAGCTTGATCCGGAGGCCAGATACCTACAGGTCCCCCGGCTCCTGCTGCAGCCTCTTGTGGAGAATGCCGTGCTCCACGGCATAGAACCTCTTGAACGCCCCGGAACCCTGAGCATTCGCGCCCGGGCCCGCCGCCATGGAGGAGAAGAGGGAGCAATAATCGAAATCATCGACGACGGTGCCGGCTTTGATACCTCCCTGCTGGAGAAGGAGTCGAATATCGGGATTCGGAATGTAATGGGAAGATTGCACATGACCTGGCCACAATGCCATTTTGAAATCAGCAGTGAACCTGGAAAAGGTACCAGGGTGCTTATTGAAGTATGA
- a CDS encoding response regulator transcription factor encodes MKLLIADDEQLVRFSIRDILGEIPIVFDIAEVGSGTGLVEQVKKCVPDIALVDIRMPGMSGLQAIEQLSRIASNTKWIILSGYSEFEYSRSALRLGVIDYLLKPVDPEELKKTLGRALDIIASETRGEPGALELDRHRDQPRDMPELLVRHAQIVAGRRFCEALGVAQIAEELKVTPNYLSSMFKKYTGESLTSYLTGLRLEEARRRLMEPGICVKEVAVSLGYTSSRHFARLFREKYGLSPSDYQLG; translated from the coding sequence ATGAAATTACTGATCGCCGACGATGAACAGCTGGTTCGCTTTTCCATTCGCGATATCCTGGGCGAAATACCCATCGTCTTTGATATAGCCGAAGTGGGAAGCGGTACCGGGCTGGTGGAACAGGTCAAAAAATGCGTTCCCGACATAGCCCTGGTGGATATCCGCATGCCCGGCATGAGCGGACTGCAGGCAATAGAACAGCTATCGAGGATTGCATCGAACACGAAATGGATAATCCTTTCCGGTTATTCGGAATTCGAATACAGCAGAAGCGCTCTGAGGCTGGGAGTCATTGACTATTTGCTGAAGCCGGTGGATCCGGAGGAACTGAAGAAAACCCTGGGGCGCGCCCTGGACATAATTGCATCGGAAACCAGAGGAGAACCCGGGGCTCTGGAGCTGGACAGGCATAGAGACCAGCCGCGGGACATGCCCGAACTCCTGGTGCGGCATGCACAGATTGTGGCAGGCAGGCGTTTCTGCGAAGCCCTGGGTGTTGCCCAGATCGCGGAGGAACTGAAGGTGACCCCGAATTATCTGAGCTCCATGTTCAAGAAGTACACCGGGGAGTCCCTGACCAGCTATCTTACCGGTCTGCGCCTGGAAGAGGCCCGCAGGCGTCTCATGGAACCCGGAATCTGCGTAAAGGAGGTGGCTGTAAGTCTGGGATACACCAGCAGCCGGCATTTCGCCCGTCTTTTCCGGGAAAAATACGGTCTTTCTCCCTCGGATTACCAGTTGGGATAA
- a CDS encoding zinc-binding dehydrogenase → MKTKAVRMYGVKDLRLEEFELPEITEDQILARVVSDSICMSSYKAASQGSGHKRVPDNIATDPVMIGHEFCGELVRIGSRWKGQFTEGQKFSIQPALNYEDGPVGILSAPGYSYTTIGGDATYIIIPREVMEQGCLLPYEGDSFFYGSLAEPVSCIVGTFYAMYHTRQGSYVHQMDIKEGGSMALLAGVGPMGLGAIDYAIHRDRKPRLLVVTDIDDFRLERAAAIYTVEEAKKNGVELHYVNTKDMKDPVAGIKQLNGGKGYDDVIVFAPVKPVVEQGDALLGIDGCLNFFAGPSDPSFSANMNFYNVHYGATHVVGTSGGNTEDLKESLKMMAAGRINPATMVTHVGGLDAVVDTTLHLPEIPGGKKLIYTGISMPLTAISDLAEKGRTDPVCAKLAEITARAGGLWCREAEDYLLANAASI, encoded by the coding sequence ATGAAAACAAAAGCTGTACGAATGTACGGTGTAAAGGACCTTCGGCTCGAGGAGTTTGAACTTCCTGAGATCACGGAGGATCAGATTCTTGCCAGGGTCGTGTCGGATTCCATCTGCATGTCCAGCTACAAGGCTGCAAGCCAGGGGAGCGGCCATAAGCGGGTGCCCGACAATATCGCCACCGATCCGGTTATGATCGGGCATGAGTTCTGCGGGGAACTGGTCCGGATCGGTTCAAGGTGGAAGGGGCAGTTCACGGAGGGGCAGAAATTCTCCATCCAGCCTGCATTGAATTACGAAGACGGGCCGGTGGGAATCCTTTCCGCCCCCGGCTACAGCTATACCACCATCGGCGGGGACGCAACCTACATAATCATTCCCAGGGAGGTCATGGAGCAGGGCTGTCTGCTCCCCTATGAAGGGGATTCCTTCTTTTACGGGTCCCTGGCGGAACCAGTTTCATGCATTGTGGGGACTTTCTACGCCATGTACCATACCCGGCAGGGCTCCTATGTCCATCAGATGGATATTAAAGAGGGCGGTTCCATGGCCCTTCTTGCAGGGGTGGGACCCATGGGACTGGGGGCTATCGATTATGCGATTCACCGGGACCGCAAACCCCGGCTGCTGGTGGTGACTGACATCGACGACTTCCGCCTTGAACGTGCCGCTGCAATTTACACCGTGGAAGAGGCGAAGAAGAACGGTGTCGAGCTTCACTATGTCAACACAAAAGACATGAAGGACCCTGTTGCCGGCATAAAGCAGCTGAACGGCGGAAAGGGCTATGACGACGTGATAGTCTTTGCCCCGGTCAAGCCGGTGGTGGAGCAGGGGGATGCGCTCCTGGGGATAGACGGCTGTCTCAATTTCTTTGCCGGTCCCTCGGACCCCTCCTTCTCGGCGAATATGAACTTCTACAATGTCCATTACGGGGCGACCCACGTTGTGGGAACCTCCGGCGGCAATACCGAGGATTTGAAGGAATCCCTGAAAATGATGGCCGCCGGAAGAATCAATCCGGCCACCATGGTTACCCACGTGGGCGGCCTGGATGCGGTGGTGGATACTACCCTGCATCTTCCGGAGATTCCCGGGGGCAAGAAGCTTATCTACACCGGTATTTCCATGCCCCTCACCGCAATCAGCGATCTGGCAGAGAAGGGCAGGACCGATCCGGTGTGCGCGAAGCTGGCGGAGATAACTGCCCGGGCCGGAGGACTCTGGTGCCGGGAGGCTGAGGACTACCTGCTGGCCAACGCAGCATCCATCTGA
- a CDS encoding SDR family NAD(P)-dependent oxidoreductase, with translation MDFMNVSPAIRGLTFDGEKGLTVQFREDFDGDCPVVDIPRTDNALETLKTALFDDEGKVHPVIKIPGTGFFFMGKDPDNLGTAPVKQESAQARRENVVAGKIAVVTGGAQGFGETLVRGLFAAGALVVIADMNLSGARELAAELNRTAGQTRAFAVSVNVAEEESVEQMISEVVKTLGGIDLFLSNAGVLKAGGVREFSLRDFRFVTDVNYIGYFLCVKHAAPVMALQNEASEGRYFSDIIQINSKSGLEGSNRNGAYAGGKFGGIGLTQSFALELVADKIKVNSICPGNFFDGPLWSDPDRGLFVQYLNTGKVPGAKTLEDVRKFYEAKIPMGRGCEGDDVLKAVFYLVEQKYETGQALPVTGGQVMLK, from the coding sequence ATGGATTTTATGAATGTAAGCCCGGCCATCAGGGGCCTGACCTTCGACGGGGAGAAGGGACTGACGGTTCAGTTCCGTGAAGACTTTGACGGAGACTGTCCTGTGGTTGATATTCCCCGTACAGACAATGCACTGGAGACACTGAAGACAGCACTCTTTGATGATGAGGGGAAGGTTCATCCTGTAATAAAAATACCCGGAACTGGTTTCTTTTTCATGGGAAAAGACCCCGACAATCTGGGAACGGCTCCAGTAAAACAGGAATCCGCACAAGCGAGGCGGGAAAATGTCGTGGCGGGCAAAATCGCTGTCGTAACCGGCGGTGCCCAGGGCTTCGGGGAAACCCTCGTGCGGGGGCTCTTTGCAGCCGGGGCGCTGGTGGTGATTGCGGATATGAACCTGTCGGGGGCCAGGGAGCTTGCGGCGGAATTGAACCGGACAGCCGGACAAACCCGTGCCTTTGCCGTTTCCGTCAACGTGGCGGAGGAGGAGTCCGTGGAACAGATGATCTCTGAGGTAGTTAAAACTCTCGGAGGCATCGACCTGTTCCTGAGCAATGCGGGGGTTCTAAAGGCCGGCGGGGTGCGGGAGTTCAGCCTCAGGGATTTCCGCTTCGTGACGGATGTGAACTACATCGGATACTTCCTCTGCGTCAAACACGCCGCCCCTGTTATGGCGCTGCAGAATGAGGCCTCCGAAGGAAGGTACTTCTCGGATATCATCCAGATCAATTCCAAGTCCGGCCTGGAAGGATCTAACCGCAACGGAGCCTATGCGGGAGGAAAATTCGGCGGCATAGGACTTACCCAGAGTTTTGCCCTGGAACTGGTGGCGGATAAAATCAAGGTCAACTCCATCTGTCCGGGCAACTTTTTCGACGGACCCCTCTGGTCCGATCCGGATAGAGGATTGTTTGTGCAGTACCTGAATACCGGGAAAGTCCCGGGGGCAAAGACCCTGGAAGATGTACGTAAATTTTACGAGGCCAAAATCCCCATGGGACGGGGATGCGAAGGCGACGATGTCCTGAAGGCCGTATTTTACCTGGTGGAACAGAAATACGAAACCGGCCAGGCCCTGCCCGTCACCGGCGGACAGGTAATGCTGAAATAG
- a CDS encoding PHP domain-containing protein, giving the protein MNNGFDELCHALGDPDLSRRLKAAGEMGQLIRAGKIQADKAPRGEVNNHVHTFYSFSPYSPSLAAFRAWQAGLSAVGIMDHDSVAGAAEMSKAGRALGIATTAGFELRVSMSGTAVEGRKINNPDSPNIAYIAVHGVPSPGLPEAQAFLAPINRRRNQRNRAQTEALNSLLRDSGIPPLDFDTDVLAISRAAEGGSVTERHILYALAGRISGISGKGEGVCSFLDKQLGISLPGQIYSRLNDSNNPHYLYDLLGILKSVFLPRFFIQPDEKECLPVEQVVEFARSIGAIPAYAYLGDVGESPTGDKKEEKFEDDYLDDLIPELRRLGFCAVTYMPPRNTRVQLERLSSLCRRAGLMEISGVDINSSRQSFNCPEVMDPAFEHLIEATWALVAHERLASADRCYSLFNERNPWAADPLTARIERYAGYGRGMDPRNPESIIDMLETYPAGDK; this is encoded by the coding sequence ATGAACAACGGTTTTGACGAACTGTGCCATGCTCTGGGTGATCCCGATCTTTCCCGTCGTCTGAAAGCGGCGGGGGAGATGGGACAACTCATCCGGGCGGGTAAAATACAGGCGGATAAGGCGCCCCGGGGTGAGGTGAACAACCATGTGCATACCTTTTACTCCTTCTCTCCTTATTCACCCAGTCTCGCCGCCTTCAGGGCCTGGCAGGCAGGTCTGTCAGCCGTGGGAATAATGGACCATGACTCCGTTGCCGGTGCAGCGGAGATGTCCAAAGCAGGCAGAGCCCTGGGGATAGCGACGACCGCGGGCTTTGAGCTCAGGGTCAGCATGAGCGGAACCGCCGTCGAAGGGCGGAAGATCAACAATCCTGACTCACCAAATATCGCCTACATAGCCGTTCACGGGGTTCCCTCTCCCGGTCTGCCTGAAGCACAGGCCTTTCTTGCACCCATTAACCGGCGGCGTAATCAGCGGAACAGGGCTCAGACAGAGGCCCTGAACTCCCTTCTCCGGGATTCTGGTATACCTCCCCTGGATTTCGATACCGATGTGCTGGCCATAAGCAGGGCCGCGGAAGGCGGAAGCGTGACGGAGAGGCATATCCTGTATGCCCTGGCCGGACGAATAAGCGGGATTTCAGGAAAGGGCGAGGGGGTCTGCAGCTTTCTGGACAAGCAGCTCGGTATCTCCCTGCCCGGGCAGATCTACTCACGTCTGAATGATTCGAATAATCCCCACTATCTCTATGATCTTTTAGGTATCCTGAAAAGCGTATTTCTTCCCCGTTTTTTTATACAGCCCGACGAAAAGGAGTGCCTTCCGGTAGAGCAGGTTGTCGAGTTCGCCCGCTCCATCGGAGCCATACCGGCCTATGCTTATCTGGGGGATGTGGGTGAGTCTCCCACGGGAGACAAGAAGGAGGAGAAGTTCGAAGACGATTATCTTGATGATCTGATTCCCGAACTCAGGCGTCTCGGTTTTTGCGCCGTAACCTACATGCCGCCCCGGAATACCAGGGTCCAGCTCGAACGTCTCAGCAGCCTGTGCCGTCGGGCGGGCCTTATGGAGATAAGCGGGGTGGATATCAACTCATCCCGGCAGAGTTTCAACTGTCCGGAGGTAATGGACCCGGCTTTCGAGCATCTTATCGAGGCCACCTGGGCACTGGTGGCCCATGAACGGCTGGCTTCCGCCGACAGGTGTTATTCCCTCTTCAATGAAAGAAATCCCTGGGCGGCGGACCCTCTCACAGCAAGAATTGAGCGCTATGCCGGGTACGGAAGAGGGATGGACCCCCGCAATCCGGAGTCGATTATCGATATGCTCGAAACATATCCTGCAGGAGACAAGTAA